A genomic stretch from Lathyrus oleraceus cultivar Zhongwan6 chromosome 2, CAAS_Psat_ZW6_1.0, whole genome shotgun sequence includes:
- the LOC127123487 gene encoding uncharacterized protein LOC127123487, producing MYQVRFHNEAPLIRIEQRDEPAYCQLIEEETDDELGPYSAGNVPESSRRLGSEFLERSNEFHSKPAYHHDYSAWTACHFNPHKLQQCQMNAFESHFYPYPVENQLQCVPINMLSQGYSREQYQEFQYFVVINFEATCDKDKNPHPQEIIDCPSVIVSSVTGQLEACFQTYVKPTCNQLLSDFCKDLTSIQQIQVDRGVTLSEALPRHDKWLEKKGIKNANFAVVTWSSWDCRVMLESECRFKKIRKPPYFNRWINLRIPFSEVFNDVKGNLRGV from the exons atgtaccaagtcagattccataatgaagctcCACTTATTCGAATTGAGCAAAGAGATGAGCCTGCTTACTGTCAGCtgattgaagaagaaactgatg atGAGCTTGGTCCTTATTCAGCTGGGAATGTTCCCGAATCCAGCCGTCGTTTAGGCAGTGAGTTTCTTGAGCGCTCCAATGAATTTCACAGTAAACCTGCTTATCACCATGACTACAGTGCCTGGACAGCCTGCCATTTTAATCCTCACAAGCTGCAGCAGTGTCAAATGAATGCTTTTGAGAGCCACTTTTATCCTTATCCTGTCGAGAACCAGCTCCAGTGTGTTCCAATTAATATGTTATCTCAGGGTTACTCGCGGGAGCAATATCAAGAATTTCAGTATTTTGTGGTCATAAACTTTGAGGCAACCTGTGATAAGGATAAAAATCCCCATCCTCAAGAAATAATTGATTGTCCATCTGTCATAGTGAGTAGTGTCACTGGTCAGTTGGAAGCATGTTTTCAAACTTATGTGAAGCCTACCTGCAATCAGCTTCTGAGTGACTTCTGCAAGGATCTGACCAGTATCCAGCAAATTCAGGTAGACAGAGGTGTTACATTGAGTGAGGCTCTACCGAGGCATGACAAATGGCTCGAGAAAAAGGGAATAAAGAATGCCAACTTTGCTGTGGTTACATGGTCTAGCTGGGACTGTCGTGTGATGCTTGAATCTGAGTGTCGTTTCAAGAAAATACGAAAGCCACCTTATTTCAACCGCTGGATCAACTTGAGAATTCCTTTCAGCGAGGTATTTAATGATGTGAAGGGAAATCTTAGAGGAGTTTGA